A DNA window from Plasmodium vinckei vinckei genome assembly, chromosome: PVVCY_10 contains the following coding sequences:
- a CDS encoding condensin complex subunit 1, putative has product MLQGKIKKFKVPLDNSIDNFLKDIKIKKNEYVCACEAEDLDNISLNCESIIKLFNFINESYSNVLLLLTQEGFDYLLNYIRICDNFDDFEHEKIFGCLIILAEKSVDIYKNYFKCLEKCNKKNEWNNGVQILNMITNENNNIMNMVIECLDQNYKEYYATDKKNKFTFFDLNEILISYFNALTFIYINIFNSYYNSKFLKQQNTEIVINVQRGRKKIKKDNEEEKNIAIKNLNSLLNNIVLLLSVIDFNLLYEQVNISVVDIYVQFFLNIYIINQENNNNSNSSNNIINITAYHDSISMIVSKLLKLYIKEENNNFANKDEEKNEIIENLKRDDNENGDNVENSTVNNGPKNDQIVKENAYGVNFHSFSFTYIFLNVCKKCTNVNVCDSLLIAKNTPIPRIIIKEFVDYIKDNSLLYLNLNLQSHSQNEIINILNILEYLSKNLSLHLLDFLKDLIDMLGIDIYYIRKYIFDIFKNFIILAKSWEEIREARDAQDMPNKEDKNEMINRKKNRRSKIYGIDSEDEDEFFKRKKGSGNNAHAESDEDNSSCFFSSNDEKDEDYSEDSDGKRKNKKTKQKKGNKKNRNSNKRNSNGENCLDKKQDNQNGRKKKTDNFLNNISLNINDSNINTTYKDIINKIILEDSEFLQLCFKECLKNRSFIMNVLISRQYDAKLHVRCHLLKILQELIENNFIPLNYYNNICLICSERINDKSPLVRQRAFSLLSCIASDVVNNKYVIPLDTNKIKRELISLNKSKDMMIEQENKEKGVCESGNIGMDKKGKMNENSSNKDKNKKNHINLSDSDSDDANSEDETCKEKANNTEKDDDIDSVESFLSDDKNKRRNSNANNSKYDLLIKMYSEVLSISMIVDNCVDICFKLLYSIVDADQKSSIKFLILAHMCGNKKAGEHMNNVWSLIFSNNNSIIEIIVNEFINVNICYEDYRISAFRLINIIINSKLKDIASIEKIMECLLMNEKSNLSISKLLDELFIIIFVDTFSENKNMLIKEGALLLMKILCHSIHTVNTKKGKKEQYFYFTNKRKHLIILFINQYKDNMHFINLLILILKYNNTNKIIQSLLIILFNLVFDHTIDNKKDSTLYNSIFDSTDSPQHNNKISRIKTINDVNNVSIGTINPKIKSNEYVEHFYLNDDLNMWIKCSQSIVESMYEHFDDFIVIFTVKIKNMLNGLFGISNGDNSKNIDYKGSKLKKKMENGNNLANIPCSTLTKFIFVLGHLGLYTYIYAEKVQNKLKKLSLKNENNYGMCTKEEKDREYFDYIVEHMIVCNNLLGKKLVPLLFLIINNPAQFFNECLIVEENNTCDDMSKKQNKDYIQFNNCQKMEEKIYMYYDMYALIFVCLLTLCKFSIISQSFCQKITNSYSKVSIIQLIVSIIIEEENQIFGKTAKLLSLNRDNNIGSDTQQNWDDDNIEDKEYDGDNIDYLSIEDKRGENHNKIKQGNDFEYIQNTILYKTISNIRKMLLISYADLLYRHPNILEPYNKYIFKVLNDKDINMRRTAVSVFTHLFMTDTVKAKNTLLVHMMYLTNDADDKISSGSKSFFYELSRKSPITLVNNICDMVSVLANNERRLTYEMNKEILEFLLSFIKKSKYNETLVEKIFKKMKETNINKSDALHLYMQVLLNIQIDEKVLSRINKCFPLIRYIVRENQYVHNSLVLICKKASEKKRGRPADETQQQQQQQQQKNQPNANENEKEKEEKNENDKSENKMKELAEDILGKIESTISKAKNLAKAVKIKSENEGIKNEEDAVGNDDEAYSNEE; this is encoded by the coding sequence ATGCTGCAGgggaagataaaaaaatttaaagtaCCGCTAGATAATAGcattgataattttttaaaggacataaaaataaaaaaaaacgaataTGTGTGTGCGTGTGAAGCAGAAGATCTTGATAATATAAGCTTAAACTGTGAGTccataattaaattatttaacttTATAAATGAGAGTTATAGTAATGTGTTGCTATTACTAACCCAAGAAGGatttgattatttattgAATTATATAAGGATATGTGATAATTTTGATGATTTCGAACACGAGAAGATATTTGGatgtttaattatattggCTGAAAAGAGtgttgatatatataaaaattattttaagtgtttagaaaaatgtaacaaaaaaaatgaatggAACAATGGAGttcaaatattaaatatgattacaaatgaaaataataacattatGAATATGGTTATAGAATGCTTAgatcaaaattataaggAATATTATGCAAccgataaaaaaaataaatttacatttttcgatttaaatgaaatattaatttcgTATTTTAACGCTCtgacatttatatatataaatatatttaatagttATTATAACagcaaatttttaaaacagcAGAATACAGAAATTGTTATAAATGTTCAAAGAGgacgaaaaaaaatcaaaaaagataatgaagaagaaaagaatattgccataaaaaatttaaactcacttttaaataatatagtttTATTGCTGAGTGTTATTGATTTTAATCTTTTGTATGAACAGGTAAATATATCGGTAGTGGACATATATgtccaattttttttaaatatatatattataaatcaagagaataataataatagtaatagtagtaataatattattaatattacgGCTTACCATGATTCTATATCTATGATTGTTAGTAAGCTACTAAAGCTATATATTAAAGAGGAAAACAATAATTTTGCAAATAAGGATGaagagaaaaatgaaataatcgAAAACTTGAAACGTGATGATAACGAAAACGGTGATAATGTGGAGAACAGTACAGTCAATAATGGACCTAAAAATGATCAGAttgtaaaagaaaatgcaTATGGTGTGAATTTTCATTCGTTTTCTtttacttatatatttttaaacgTATGCAAAAAATGTACGAATGTAAACGTGTGTGATTCGTTACTAATTGCGAAAAATACGCCGATACCtagaattataataaaagaatttgttgattatataaaagacAATTCcttgttatatttaaatttaaatttacaatCACACTCACAGAACGAAATAATcaacattttaaatattttggaATATTTGTCTAAAAATTTAAGTTTACATTTGTTGGATTTTTTGAAAGATCTTATAGACATGCTAGgtattgatatatattatataagaaaatatatttttgacatatttaaaaattttataattttagcCAAATCCTGGGAAGAGATAAGGGAAGCCCGTGATGCTCAGGATATGCCAAATAAAGAGGATAAAAATGAGATgataaatagaaaaaagaaTCGGCgaagtaaaatatatggaatAGATAGTGAAGATGAAGATgagttttttaaaagaaaaaaaggaagTGGTAATAATGCGCATGCTGAAAGCGATGAAGACAATAGTAGTTGTTTCTTTAGTTCAAATGATGAGAAAGATGAAGATTATAGTGAAGACAGTGATGGAAAGagaaagaataaaaaaacaaagcaaaaaaaaggtaataaaaaaaatcgaaacAGTAATAAGCGTAATAGCAATGGAGAAAATTGTTTAGATAAAAAACAAGATAATCAAAATggaaggaaaaaaaaaactgataattttttaaataatatttctttaaatattaatgatagTAATATTAACACAACttataaagatataataaataaaataattttggaAGATTCtgaatttttacaattatgttttaaagaatgtttaaaaaatagatcCTTTATTATGAATGTATTAATATCTAGACAATATGATGCAAAATTGCATGTACGATgtcatttattaaaaatattacaagaattaattgaaaataattttattccattaaattattacaataatatatgtttgaTATGTAGTGAAAGGATTAATGACAAGTCACCTTTGGTTAGACAGAGAGCATTTTCATTACTTTCATGTATAGCTAGCGATgtagtaaataataaatatgtcaTTCCATTAGATactaacaaaataaaaagggaGCTAATCAGTTTGAACAAAAGTAAAGATATGATGATTGAAcaagaaaataaagaaaaggGTGTGTGTGAATCAGGAAATATAGGAATGGATAAAAAGGGGAAGATGAATGAAAATTCTTCAAACaaagacaaaaataaaaaaaatcatataaacCTTTCTGATAGCGATAGTGACGACGCAAATAGCGAAGATGAAACTTGTAAAGAAAAGGCAAATAACACAGAAAAAGATGATGACATAGATAGTGTGGAGTCATTTTTAAGTGACGATAAGAATAAGAGGCGAAATAGCAATGCTAATAACAGCAAAtatgatttattaataaaaatgtatagcGAAGTTTTATCCATTTCTATGATTGTGGATAACTGCGTtgatatatgttttaaacTACTGTATTCTATAGTGGATGCAGATCAAAAAAGttcaataaaatttttaattttagcACATATGtgtggaaataaaaaagcaGGAGAACATATGAATAATGTTTGGTCTTTAATatttagtaataataacagTATTATTGAAATAATTGTTAACGAGtttataaatgtaaatatatgttatgAAGATTACAGAATTAGTGCATTTAGGTTAATTaacattataataaatagcaaattaaaagatataGCAAGTATAGAAAAGATAATGGAATGCTTGTTAATGAACGAAAAGAGCAATTTAAGTATAAGCAAATTATTAGACGAACtatttatcataatatttgtCGATACATTTAGTGAAAATAAGAATATGCTTATAAAAGAAGGTGCGTTACTACTTATGAAGATATTATGTCATTCAATACATACAgttaatacaaaaaaaggaaagaaagaacaatatttttattttactaataaaagaaagcatttaattattttatttattaatcaatataaagataatatgcattttatcaatcttttaattttaatattaaaatataacaatacaaataaaatcataCAAAGtcttttaattattttattcaattTAGTATTTGATCATACTATAGACAACAAAAAAGATAGCACTTTATACAATTCGATATTCGATTCTACAGATAGTCCCCAacataataacaaaatttcaaggataaaaacaattaatGATGTAAATAACGTAAGTATTGGTACAATTAATcccaaaataaaaagtaatgAATATGttgaacatttttatttgaatgaTGACTTAAATATGTGGATTAAATGCTCTCAATCAATTGTCGAAAGTATGTATGAACATTTCGATgattttattgttatatttacggtaaagataaaaaatatgctaaATGGGTTATTTGGAATAAGTAATGGAGATAACTCTAAAAACATAGATTACAAAGGATCCAAACTTAAGaagaaaatggaaaatggGAATAATTTAGCCAATATACCGTGCTCAAcattaacaaaatttatttttgttttgggCCATTTAGggttatatacatatatatatgcagaGAAGGTACagaacaaattaaaaaaattgtcttTAAAAAACGAGAATAATTATGGTATGTGCACAAAGGAGGAAAAGGATAGAGAATATTTTGATTACATAGTTGAGCATATGATTGTGTGTAATAATTTACTTGGTAAAAAACTAGtaccattattatttttaataataaataaccCTGCACAGTTTTTTAATGAGTGTTTAATTGTAGAAGAAAACAATACTTGTGATGATATGTCaaagaaacaaaataaagattATATACAGTTTAATAATTGTCAAAAAAtggaagaaaaaatatatatgtattatgaCATGTATGCActtatatttgtttgtttGCTAACATTGTGtaaattttcaattatatCTCAAAGTTTTTGTCAAAAAATAACTAATAGTTATAGTAAGGTATCTATAATACAACTAATTGTATCGATAATAatagaagaagaaaatcaAATTTTTGGAAAGACTGCAAAGTTATTATCCTTAAATAgggataataatattggaAGTGACACTCAGCAAAATTGGgatgatgataatattgAAGATAAAGAATATGATGGGGATAATATCGATTATTTAAGCATAGAAGATAAGAGAGGTGAGaatcataataaaataaaacaggGAAATGATTTCGAGTATATACAAAACACGATATTGTATAAAACAATTTCAAATATACGAAAGATGTTATTAATAAGTTATGCAGACTTATTGTATAGACATCCAAATATTTTAGAaccatataataaatatattttcaaagtACTAAATGATAAGGACATAAATATGAGAAGAACAGCTGTCTCTGTTTTtacacatttatttatgacTGATACTGTAAAagcaaaaaatacattGCTTGTACATATGATGTATTTAACCAATGATGCAGATGATAAGATATCGAGCGGAtcaaaatcatttttttatgaacttAGCCGTAAATCACCTATTACAttagtaaataatatttgtgaTATGGTATCTGTATTAGCTAATAATGAAAGGAGGTTAACATACGAAAtgaataaagaaatattagagtttttattatcgtttattaaaaaaagcaaatataatgaaacactagtagaaaaaatatttaaaaaaatgaaagaaacGAATATTAATAAGTCAGATGctttacatttatatatgcaagtGCTTTTAAACATTCAAATAGATGAAAAGGTTTTAAgtagaataaataaatgttttCCTTTAATAAGATATATTGTAAGGGAAAATCAATATGTGCATAACAGTTTAGTACTTATATGCAAAAAAGCATCTGAGAAAAAACGAGGTAGACCAGCAGATGAAACACAACAGCAGCAGCAACAACAACAACAAAAAAACCAACCAAATGCAAATGAGaatgaaaaggaaaaagaagaaaaaaatgaaaatgataaatctgaaaataaaatgaaagaaCTAGCTGAAGATATACTTGGAAAAATTGAATCTACTATAAGTAAAGCAAAGAATCTTGCAAAAGCAgtcaaaattaaaagtgAAAACGAAGGTATTAAAAACGAGGAAGATGCAGTAGGAAATGATGATGAAGCGTATAGTAATGAAGAATGA